A region of the Desulfobacter postgatei 2ac9 genome:
TCATTTCAGTTTTAGGTCTGTGGGGCCGTCATCATTGTCAAACCATTTAATTTCAACCGAAAATAGAATACAAAATCTTGATAATTTCTTTTATGGTCAATAGTTTTTTATTCAATTTTTGGGCCTGCTGAAATTGACCGGAATGCTTTAGACACCCCAGGTTAAACGTATACAAATTTAAAAGGGTTTGCAAGTCTTAGCGCTTGTTGGGTGGGGAAAAATTTGAACAAAGCTCACACCTAATGATTCGGGGGAGAGCGAATTTTCAAAATTCCCCAGAGATGATACAATTTTTTGTGTGAAATGGTTCATGGCCCCTGATTTTTCCCTCGCATAAAATGACCGACCCGGGAACGTGTCCGGTAATATCTACAGTCATCCCAATCCCCAGGCAGACAGTAAAATTACAATTTGCCTTTGAGCATGTCGCCAAGCCCGGCAAAAGGATTGGTGGTGCCCCAGGAGTCTGAGGTGCTCCCGGCCACTTCATCGGAATAGGCATCGGCGACCTGGTCCCGGCAATGTTCGTTGTCGTGGCAATAGATACACAGTAATTCCCAGTTGCTCCCATCAGGCGGGTTGTTGTCGTGGTTATGGTCTTTATGGTGAATAGTGAGTTCCTTGACTCGTTTGCCTTCAAACTCACGGCCACAATGGGCACAGACCCAGGGGAACATCTTAAGTGCACGCTCCCTGTAACCGGCCTGTCGGGACTGTTGCTCTTCCAATACTTTCTGAATATGGTTTTCTTTTTTGTTTGCCATATAATCTACTCCTGTTTTTTTAATTGGTGCTTGAAGGAAAATTGCCACCCCCCTTTCGTTGATAATGACAATTTTGATTTAAAAAATAATCTCAGGTCTCCCGTTAAATTGTTCGCAACTATTATTTTACCACATATACAGAACGTGCGAGAGACCAGTATAATTTTCACCATCCCATGCTTAAACGGTTGGATAATAATCTCTATTGAGCGTCAGAATCAATTTTATCCGTTATTGAATTGATTTTTGAAGACTGCGAACTATTTAATATATTTTTTACCCAACTATATCTATCAGGATCATTCTTATACAAAAATTTAGCCAAATCCTTACGTTTAGATTTGTCGGATCGCATCAAGATACTGCGGAGATCATCATCTATTAATTTTTGAGGAGCACCAAGCTTTCTGGCCTTTTCATACCATGATTGTCCTTCTTCATATTTGCCAAGCTCCATATTGACAGCTCCTAAAAGAGTACAAGGTCGAAAATTATTTGGTGTAAGAATATGGGCTTGATTTCCAAAAGACAAAGCTTCATCAAATTCTTTTAAATCTCTTTTCACTCCTCCGAAAGTCGTTTTGAACGCGGAGTTTACTTTTTTTGTTTTTAAAATTGTATCATTGATCTTCTCCAAAAACGTGTTTGCTTTTTTTGATTGACCGCACTTTCGAAAGTGGCTGCTTGCATTTATTGCATCCCAAGGGTTTTTCGTTTTTTTGAATTCCATTGAAAAAAAATCTGCTTCATTTTTATGATATTTTTCTCGAAGTCTATGAGTGTAGTACCCATAGTAGTTCCCTTTCCGAGCTATCATAAGCCATATGATTTCCTTTTGATCAAGTCTTGAACCCTGGTCTACTTTTTCAATGATGGTTTTCAATTTTTGGTAATCAGCCTTCTCGACTGATGACACAGGCAAATCATACTTTTGAAATAATCTTTTGACTAATGTTCGTTTTCTATTTTTTTCAGCCTTTATTGTTTCTTGCTTAACCCTTTTTTTTTGTTCAGATCGGGCATTTTCCAAATATTCATCAAATGAAAGTTGTTTACAAGCATATCTTAATAGACTCTTGAGTTTAGCCTTTTCTAAATATTCTTTTGTTATTTCAGGTATAAAATCCGGAGCCAATTCTAAGCGGCGAATTAGGTTAGAAAGGAAAGTTCCAGGTTTTGAGGAATCAGTCAAATCTTCAAGACAGTATTTAACTGCTAATGCTTTTAATTGGTTTTTATCCATTTTATGTCTATAAATCCTTAGTTATCGTGCTTGCACCATGCCCTTAAAATCTGTGTGTTCTCCAGGAACATTGGAGCTTAAACATTCCCTGTAGAAAATTGCAACAGTCAATTTTATGCCCTGTTAAATTGCCTTTTCCCTGATTTAAAGAATCATGAGCCATGCTATTTGCAGCTCGCAGGTATCGGTGAAGGCTATGGCATAACGGTATTGGAAAGCTTCCATGGGTACGAATCATACTGAACCGGGTAGTGACTGTTTGATTTTTTTTGCTCCTTTTTCAGGCTGGGAGGCTGCCTGAGCAGCCGATTCAGTCCCTTTCAGCAAAACCTCGTATGCTTTCCAAGATCGCCGTTCGGCCTGGCTTTAGACCGGTTTGCTTTGCCTGCAAAACCTTACAACCACTATTATTTTATACGCATTTTTATATGATTTTTATCGCGTTGTTTTATTTTTGATATTCAAATAAACACTTTTAATATAAACCAAATGCAAAACATCGCATTTTTATCGTGGTTAGGGTTTTTAAATGGGCCGAAGCGAATAGAAAATGGATAAAATTACCGAAAAAATAAAAGTCAGACCTGAAAATTCACACTCCCCTGGTATTCAGGTCAGGAGTATTCTATTTGTTTCCGCGCCTTACCAATTGCCGGGACTCAAAGCGGATATTCACCCATCCCCCTGGAAGATCACCTACGCTGTTTCCATGGAAGAGGCTGCCGCACTGCTCGGCAAGGCAGATTTTAACCTCGTTTTCATTGAAATGCAGACTCTGGATCACAAAACAGAGATCACGATACAGCACCTCAAGGGACTTTGCCCCGGCCTGCCGGTCATTCTTCTGGCGCCACCGGGCCACTGCAAAAACCGGTCTTTGGAACGGGATGCGGATCACATCTTTATCTGGTCCGGGACACCTGAGGTTTTCCATGCCATGGTCCGCTTCATTGAGGACCAGCGCTGCAAGGATACCACCCGCCGTGCAGTTCTACTGGTGGAGGACAGCCTTGAATACGCCTCGTTTTTCCTTCCCGCGGTATACAAAGGCATAGATACGGCTTTTCCGGGGGCCAGGCCTCCCAGGCTTGTCCTGGCCGGGTCTCATGAAACAGCCATGGCCCGGTTCCGTGAATTGGGAAACCGCCTTGAATGTGTCCTTTCCGATACCCGGCTTCCCTGGCAGGGAAGAGAAGCGTCCGGGGCCGGGATTGACATCCTGTCAACCATTCACAGGGAAATGCCCGAACTTCCCATTATGCTCATGAGTGCGGAATCTGCAAACAAAACAAGGGCGGAAAGCATCCCGGCGCCTTTTTTGGATAAAAATGCCAAACATCTGGGCCCCAACCTCCATGAGTTTTTCCGCAGCCTGACAGCGAACCGCCCGGTTGGGGGGCGAAACACCCTTCCCAAAGACCCGTATCCTGTGCAAACATGCCCTGCCGGGTTTACCAGAATCGGAAACGGATCCATCGGTGGTAAGGCCAGGGGCCTGGCCTTTCTGGCCCAGACCCTTAACCGCCGTCCCGACCTTGTAGCTGTCTATTCGGAAATGACCGTCAACATCCCTGATTCTCTGATCCTCTGCACAGACATTTTTGAGGATTTTGTCCGTGACAACGGATTGGCAAGATTTACCGGCCGCCCCCTGGCGGATCTGGTCCAGGCATTCATTGACGCCCCTTTGACCGGGGAGGTGCTCGGGCATTTGCAAACCTATCTGGCCGGTACGTGTGCCCCTCTGGCAGTTCGCTCCTCCAGCCTTCTGGAAGATGCCGTGACCCATCCCTGCGCCGGGTTGTACAAAACTTACATGATCCCCAACAACCATGCCGACCCTGATCTCCGGTTGTCCCATCTTGCGACCGCAGTCAAGCTGGTCTATGCCTCTGCATACTATAAAAATGCGAGGGCTTTTATACGCAGCACAACGACTCACCCCTTCAGGGACAGTATGGCCGTTATGATCCAGGAAACAGCCGGCAGCCGGCACGGAGATTTTTTCTACCCGGCCATTTCGGGCACGGCCCATTCCTTGAATTTTTACCCTGCGGCCAATGCCAAAGCCGATGAGGGTGTCTTGAACCTGGCACTGGGTTTAGGCCATACCCTGGCCCAGGGGGAGCAGAGTTTCAGGGTTTTCCCCAAGCATCCCCAGGCCACGCCCCAATTTTCCGGAACCCGTGATTTTCTGGAAAAAACACAAAATCGTTTTTATGCACTCAGAATGACAGGCTACCCCGAGACCCTGTGCTTCGGGATTTGTTCCAACCTGGAACGTCGGGATCTGTCCCAGGCTTTAAATGAGGCCCCGGTCAAAACCCTGGCCTCCACCTATATGCCTTTAGAGGACCGAATTCGAGATACTTGGTACTGTCGAGGCCCTAAAGTGATCACTTTTGCCCAGGTTCTGAAATACGGGGCCCCGCCCCTTACCGCCCTGGTGAACGATCTCATGACAGCTTTGGCTCATGCTGCCGGCGGCCCAATAGAGCTGGAGTTTACCGCCGACCTCCCGGACAGATCAGGCGGACCCTGGAAAATTTCCCTGCTCCAGGTCCGGCCCATGTCAAGTCCACGGGACACCAGCCTGATCACCAGAGCAGATCTTGACGAAGCCGTCTGCGTCTCCACCTCGGCTCTGGGAAACGGCACCCTGGACACCATCCGGGACATCATCTATGTCAACCCGGAAGTTTTTGAGGGGGGTAAGACCCCGGATATGGCACAGCAGATCAGCCGCATTAATGCGGAACTGGCCAAAACCAACCGCCGGTTTCTGCTGGCCGGTCCGGGGCGATGGGGGTCATCGGATCCTTGGCTGGGCATCCCTGTGGACTGGCAGCAGATCTCCGGTGCCGGTGCCATCGTGGAAATCCGGGACGGCACCATCCATGCCGATGCCTCATGGGGCTCCCATTTTTTTAACACCATCACTGCCCACGGTGTTCCCTATATCACCGTGAATTCGGGAACTTGCGACCGCATCGACTTGGAAAACCTGGCCGGCTGCCGCACTGTCCGGGATGAGGGATTCATCCGTCACATGCGCTTGAATCGTCCCCTGCTGATTAAAATCGATGGAAAACATTCCCGCGGTGTCATCATTGACGCCGGAAAAGCAGACAATGACATACAGGATCAATGAGTTCCCCCTCCGCTGATTTTTTTACGGATAATACCTAACAATTCGATCTCATTAATTCAATTTACAATACTCACATTTCAAAGGAAAGGTAGACCATGTCAGAAGAACTGAATAAAATCATTGCCAAAGACCCCGATCAGAAAGAGTTCCACCAGGCCGTCCGGGAAGTGCTCGAAAGCGTACAGCCCGTGCTGGACCGGAACATCGAATACCGCAAAGCCAAAATTATAGAGCGCCTGGCCGAGCCTGAACGGGTGGTTATGTTCCGGGTGCCCTGGATGGACGACACCGGAACAGTCCAGATTAACCGCGGTTACCGCATCGGAATGAATTCGGCTATCGGTCCCTACAAGGGCGGGCTGCGTTTCCACCCTTCGGTGAATTTGTCCATACTCAAATTTCTGGCTTTTGAGCAGGTTTTTAAAAATGCCCTGACCACCCTGCCAATAGGCGGCGGCAAAGGCGGGTCAGACTTTGACCCCAAAGGAAAATCCGACAATGAAGTCATGCGCTTCTGCCAGTCTTTCATGTCCGAACTTTACCGCCACATCGGCCCCAACACCGACGTACCCGCCGGGGATATCGGCGTGGGCGGCAGGGAAATCGGTTATCTTTTCGGACAGTATAAACGACTGACCAATGAATTCTCATCGGTGCTCACCGGCAAGGGCCTGGACTGGGGCGGCAGCCTCATCCGGCCCGAAGCCACGGGCTACGGTGCGGTCTACTTTGCAGCTGAAATGCTGGCCACCCGCAATGGCAGCATGGAAGGCAAAACCTGTCTGGTTTCCGGCTCCGGTAACGTGGCCCAGTACACCGTGGAAAAAATTCTGGACCTGGGGGGGAAAGTTGTGACCCTGTCGGACTCCTCCGGGTTCATCTACGACGAAACAGGTATTGACCGGGAAAAACTGGCCTGGGTCATGGAGTTGAAAGAGGTCAGGCGGGGTCGAATCAAGGAATACGCGGAAAAATATCCGGAAGCGGTATACACTGAAACAGATGCTGCCCTGGATTACAATCCCTTGTGGAACATCAAGGCCGACTGCGCCTTCCCCTCTGCGACCCAGAACGAAATTAACGCCAAGGATGGGCGTAACCTCATTGAAAACGGGGTCTTTTTAATCTCCGAAGGGGCCAACATGCCATCTACCCCGGAAGCAGTCGACCTTTTTGTGGAACGCAAAATTCTCTATGCCCCCGGTAAAGCGGCCAATGCCGGCGGAGTGGCCGTGTCCGGCCTGGAGATGTCACAAAACGCCGTACGTCGGGCCTGGACCCGGGAAAAGGTGGACCGGCGCCTGCATGCCATCATGCAATCCATTCATAAATCCTGCGTGGACGCCTGTGACGAATACGGCGAGAAGGGCAACTACGTGGCCGGGGCCAACATTGCCGGTTTTACAAAAGTGGTCAACGCCATGCTGGATCAGGGTCTTGTATAGCCCTTAAATTCCTGGTATATCACAATTTATATCAGTATCAGCCGCCCTGTCAGTATCGGGCGGCTGGAAAAATTTAGGAGGGAGGAAGTGGGGCATACTGTGGAGCAGCCAGATATCGAAAGCCTGGTCCGCCGCAACCGGGAGCTTGAACAATTGGAGCAGGAGCACCGGCGCATGGAGTTAATCTTCAAGCAGCAGGCCCATAATCTCCAGGAACGTATGAAGGAAATCAACTGCCTGTACGGTATTTCCAAGATCCTGGAACAGACCGGCCTCTCCCTGGAAGAGACCTTCCAGAAAGTGGTCAATATCATTCCTCCCTCCTGGCAGTACCCGGAGATCACATGCGCCCAGCTCCTCATCAATGACCAGAGTTTCCGAACCAAAAATTACAAAAACACCTTTTGGAAACAGCAGACCGAAATCATTGCCTACGGTGAACCCATGGGCATCCTTACGGTCTGTTACCTGGAAAAGCGCCCCGACCTTGACGAAGGCGCATTTCTGGCCGAAGAACGGTCGCTGATCAATGCTATAGCCGAACATCTCGGCCGGACGATAGAGCGGAAAATGGCGGAAAACGAACTGCGGGAATCCCGGCGCAAGCTCAAGGAACAGAACCAGCAGCTCAAGGAAAAAAATATTGCCTTGCGGGAAGTGATGAGCCAACTGCGTGAGGAAAAAGCCGATCTGGAAGAACGGGTTCTGGCCAATGTGGAAAATCTGCTGCTGCCCCTGGTCAAAAAAATGGGAGACCGGGGATCGCACTTGGATAAAGAATACCTGCGACTGCTGGAAGAAAACATCGCCCAGCTGACCTCTTCCTTTGGTTCCAAAATCGGTCACTTCAACCAACGCCTCACGCCCAGGGAAAGCGAAATCTGCAATATGATCCGCGCCGGCCTGGGCTCCAAGGAGATTGGAAAAATGCTCAACATCTCCTACCGCAGTGTGGAAACCTATAGAAACCACATCCGCAAAAAGTTGGGCATCACCAATAAAAAAATTAACCTGACATCTTACCTGTCCGGCCTGTAATCCGCATGGAGGAACACCCATGGGCAACCTGCTGCCCGACATCAGCCACTCCCCCCATATTATTGACCGCGCCGACGCACTCAACCTCAGCATCAGGATTCTCTACGAGGCGGTCATTGATCTTTCCGCCCAGGGTCTGATTACGGCCCATTGCATCAATATGGCCGCAGGTATCCTGCTCAATGATTTGGGGCTCCCCAGCTATTTTTTCGAAAATATCACCAAGGACTCCCTCAAGCAGATCCTATCCTCCATTGCCTCCAGTATCGCCGTCCAGGATGGCCGGGTCGTCCTGGTGGGACGGGTAGCCCACATCGACTTTGACCTGGGGCAGGGCAGTGAGGTCCAGCGGGTCCGCATCGCCACCCGGGAAACCCGGGACGCTATGGAAAAACTTATGGAAAACATGATATCCGGCCATCGCAGGGAATATTACTACAGCCTGGAAAATGAATACTACACCTATATTTTCCGGCCGGAGACGGTAAACGATTTCACCAAACATGAGTTTAAGGCATCTCCCTTTCTTTTCAACCTTGCCGGAGATTACACCGCAACCCCGGAATCCACCCGCATGCGGTATGAAGACTTTCTAAGGGATTGCAAGATATCGGTGACGCCCCTGGTGGAAGCCTTCAATCTGCCGGCCACTGCGGAAACCCGGATCATGTTCAACTCGGATTTCGCCACCCCCCAAATCCCAATTTTCCGGCAGTTACTCAAAGACCACGGCTTCAGCCTCATGCGGGCCTATTGGGAACCCTATTGGGGCGGCACCGATGTTCCCACGTCTATCTGCTCCATATATATCCGGGGAGAACTTTCACGGACCCAGGAAAATAAATTGATTCGGGACATTCAGGATTTTTTGGCCTTTGATGTGGGCCCTGTCACTAAACTTTATGTGGAAGGAAAGCTGACCTACAAGGAAATGCTTTTTGCCGGCAATGCAATTGATTTTGCACGGATATTCATCTTCTCGGAAAGCAAGGCCCAAAGTGATTCTGCCATTATGTCCCGCCTGGATGACAGGGCCTGTGAAGAGGCTTTTGCCGCCCGGATCCACGAGGCCGCCCGCGCCGCCTTTGACATCCGAACCATTGAGGCCGCTGTTACGGCCCACCCCGGCCTGCTTAAAGCCTTATATGAATTATTTGCCCTTCGTTTTGATCCGACCACGGCCTCGCTTCGGTCGATAGCGGATTTCACAAAACAACTTGAGACGTTCCATCAAATGTGCCGGAGCCGCCTCACAGAACACCCCACAGCGCTGCAGGTCTTCCGGTTCATGACAAAGCTTGTGACCAACTGCCAAAAGACCAATTTTTATACCCCGGGTAAACGGGCTTACAGCTTTCGCCTGGACAGCGGTATCCTGGACCCCCTGGTATATAATCGGCCTGTTTACGGGATTTTTTTTATCAACGGCCACTATGCTGCAGGCATCCACATGCGGTCTGCCGACATTGCCCGGGGCGGTCTGCGCCTGGTAACAGGTGGGGCTGCGGCCCACGAAAGGCAGATCGAAAATGCGGCTCTGCTCAGCTTTATCCTGGGGCCCCGGGACCGGCGGCTTAAGCATAAGGACATCTGCGAGGACGGCGCTGCAGGTGTAATCGTTCTCCATCCAATCTACTGTGAATATTCCAGGGATGCAGTGTTGGATTTCATCGAAGGTATCCTGGATATCACCCTCCCCAATGAACATGTAATGGATTATTACGGCCGCCCTGAAATACTTTTTTTCGAACCGGATCGGGGCACGGCAGGTCTCATGTATACCGTGGCCCTCCGGGCAAAGGAGCGGGGCTATCCCCACTGGCGGACCATTGCCACCGAAAAGGGCTGCGGTATCCTCCACGATAATTACGGTCTTCTGGACAACGGCAAGCTGTTCGCGCTGCTTCCGGCCGGGAACGGCCTCAGCGACCTGCAAGTCGATGGAAAGTCCCAGCTGGTCACCAAAGATCTGGAGAGAGTTAGGAAAAATATCAGTGGGAAAATTAAAACCCTGGGCATGACCACCACGGCTATGATGGCGGCATTCCGCACCCTGATCCACCACCATGATATCCGGGAAAAAGATCTTAATCTTATGGTCATCGGCGGACCCGGCGGCCGGTTGGCGGGAAATGAACTGATCTGCTGCCGGAGCCGGATTTGCCTGGCCATAGACAACGAAGGTGTCCTCTTTGATCCCACCGGCCTGGATCCAGGTGAATTGGAAAAATTGGTCTTAGCCGCCCGTACCGGCATCGCCGCGGGCACTATGGCCTTTCCTGCGGACATGCTATCCCCGGAGGGATTCAAGGTACCGGCGACGGCTGCGCGCATCTTTCTGCCCGACGGTACCGTGATCGAAGACAGTGCCCTTTTCCACCGGGCCTTTTTCTTTGATCCGGCAATGAGAGCCTACATTCGCAGGGCCGGCATCCGGGCCTGTCTGCCCTGCGGCGGATTCAAAGGTGGGGTCACCGGAAGAACCGTCACATCCTTTCTGAAAAATTTCAAGGAACTTGAATTCATCGTGGAAGGTGCCGGCCTTTTTTTCGACAACGACGCCCGGCGGTATATTGCGACAAACACCTGCATCCGTCACCTCAAGGATAGTACTGCCAACAAGGGCGGCCTATTCTCCTCAGTCATGGCCGAAGTCCTCCCGGGTTTCCTTCTTGGGGACCAATACGAGGGCGCCATACTTGAAGATTCTAAAGTGTGCGGTGCCCTGATTCGAGAGATTATAGGTCTTGTTGAAACCCATGCGGCAGCGGAAACAAAGATAATAATCAGCCGCAGTAAAGCAGACCCGTCCATTCCGCTTTTTGCCCAATCGGACAAGGCAGGGGAAGAGATCCTGGCCCTTCAGGAAACATTGCGAACCAGACTCAACACCATATTAAAGCAGAAAACCCTGGTCTGGAAAATATTGGCGGCATATATCCCCGAGACGTTGGTCAAACTAATCGGGAAAAAGCGGATCACAGATATCCTCAATACCGATCCCATGCAGGAATACCGGAACGCCATCATCACCAAAAAACTGGCGGCCACGGCCTTTTACCGGTTCGGCCTGGAATGGGAGAATTTTACGGCAAAGCTGGAAAAAGACTTTATAGGCACCGTGACAGATCTGGCAGCGCCTCTCTCTCATCAGAGCGCATGGCCGGTTTCAGCTGTGTCGCCCGGAGCGTTGCCGTAGTTGCCTTGGAGCAAGAAATTCTGGAAATCTATGAATAAGTCATAGGACCGGACCTGCTCTTGGGCTTGAATACACAAAACAATCATCACACTCAAGCTTACGCTATTTTTGGGGCCCAACTAAGCGCCTTGTTACATCAACCGGGGCCACGATCTGTTTTTCCTTGACCATGATGCTTTCAGTCTGCTGCCATGCTCCGGCATCAATAATACCGATTTTTGTCCCTTTGTCCGGTTTGATCAACGGACGGGTGGCTTCAAGTTGTTTTTGGCGGATATCGTCTTTGGTGCCTTTATTCTTTTTTTTGATTTGGGCTAAAACCTCGGCTTCGTTGGCCGGATCCAGGGCAAATTCCCAGGCCGACAGCAGCGCCGCCATAAAAGCATTTACCGTGTCCGGATGTTTTTCCATCATGGTGCCTGACGTCACGACCGAGTTGGCCACAAAGGATACGCCATAGTCCGCAGGGTTCAGGAATTTTACCTGCTCGCCTTCTGCGGCCAGCCTCTCTTTTAAGATAACCCCCTGGGAGTTGCGATATACCGGCCACACCTCAACTTCTTTTTTCAGAAACGGGGTAAAGTCAAACCTGACGCTGGAGATGCGGATATCTTTTAATGTAAGCTCTGCTTTGGCTAAAAGGGTGGTCATGATGGTTTCATCATTCCCCCCGAAGGTGACCCCGATATGTCGGCCCCTTAAATCTGAAAGGCCTTTGATTTCAAGCAGGTCCGACCGGTAGATCCACTGCATGGGGTTGACCTGGAACAGCTGGGCCAACACCACCACGTCGGCGCCTTTTTCAAGGGCCCGGATGACCTGGTCGGCAGATGCCACGCCAAAGTTTGCATATCCCAGCTCAAGTTCCTTGATGGCATTTTTTCCGGTCCCGCCTTCATTTACGGAAACATCCAGCCCTGCTTTTTCAAAAAAGCCGCCGGTATCCGCAATGATGTCACCGGCCACAGAGGTGTTGAACAGCCATTTTAGACGGTAATTAAGCGTATCGCCGGCAAAGGCAGGTGTGAGAGCAAAAAACATCATGCAAAGGACAATAAGTCCTGTCCCGTTTATGGTGTTGGTTTTAAACTTTTTATTCATAACAGATATTCTCCCTTTGGCGCGAACCATTTGGTTTTCATTTGTTCGCCCACGGTTTCCAGAATGCCCTGGTAAACCGAGATAATAATGCCGATGGAAAACAGGGCCACAAGAATGCAGGCAAGATCGCTCTGGTACAGGGCAATGCGTATACTGTAACCGATGCCTTGATCTGCTGCAATAAATTCCGCCACAATGGTGCCGGCCATGGCCAGTGTGGCGGATCCTGAAATCACCGTGGTCAGCTTGTTTAAATTTTCAAAGGCCCTGATCTTGACTTCCAGCTGCCAGCGCATCCGGCCGGTGGCAATGTAAAAATGTTCAATATCTTTTATGGGCGATGCCATGATTCCTAAAACCGACAGCAGCAAAGGGAAATAACAGATCATGGAGGCAATGAGCAGGCGGGATAAAAATCCGTCCCCCAGGAGAATGAAAATAATCGGAGCCAGGGCCACAATGGGATAGGCCTGTATGTTATAGGCCATGACTTTGATAAATGAGCCTGCCCAGGATGATTTGCGGCCGATGATTCCCACCAAAAAGGCCATGAAAATCGAGATCATCTGCCCCAGCACAGTTACGGAAAGGGTATTGAGTACGTCAAAGAAATAGCCGCCGAGCATACGGTGTGCGGTATCAAAGATCACCGCTAAACCGGGGATAACATAATTGGAGAGACCCGCAGCATATTTGACGGTTAAAAGGCCGACAACGCCTATGCAATAGACAATCAGAAACTGGTAGATTCGTCTAAACAGCATTCATAATTTCCAGCATGGACCGGTCAATGGCCTGGGGATCTGAGGTATATCCTGTTTTATAATTTTGACCCTGCACCACGACGGCGCCTTTATTTTTACCCGGATGGCTTAACACCAGGATCTCTTTGCAGAATCGGGCCACTTCCATGAGATTGTGGGAAATATAAAGAAACAGCTTGGCTGGAAACATCTCTTTTATGGATAAGATAATGGTCTCCCGTAAGGCCTCATCCACATTGGCAAGACTTTCGTCTAAAATCAACAGGTCAAAGTCCTGGATAAGGTAGCGGATAAGGTTCATCCGGTTCTGCTGACCCATGGACAACTGGGAAAATCGTGATCCCAAAAGAGATTCAAGCTTGAAAATTTTGACAAGTTCCTTTTTAAGATCTGAATTTTTGGGGGGACACACCTTTTCCAGATGGGTGCCGGTGCTGGACCAGCCGGGCAGACGCTCCTGATTGTAAGAATATAAAATGGTGGTAATGCCTTCATAAATCAAGGCATTGCCACCGGGGCCGCTGCTGCCCCCGGCAAGGATTCTTGCAAAGGAGGTTTTACCGACACCTGATGGCCCGAAAACAGCATTAAATCCCGGAGATGCCATGGAAAAATTAAGATTTTCCAGGACCGGTTT
Encoded here:
- a CDS encoding ABC transporter permease, with amino-acid sequence MLFRRIYQFLIVYCIGVVGLLTVKYAAGLSNYVIPGLAVIFDTAHRMLGGYFFDVLNTLSVTVLGQMISIFMAFLVGIIGRKSSWAGSFIKVMAYNIQAYPIVALAPIIFILLGDGFLSRLLIASMICYFPLLLSVLGIMASPIKDIEHFYIATGRMRWQLEVKIRAFENLNKLTTVISGSATLAMAGTIVAEFIAADQGIGYSIRIALYQSDLACILVALFSIGIIISVYQGILETVGEQMKTKWFAPKGEYLL
- a CDS encoding NAD-glutamate dehydrogenase domain-containing protein, producing the protein MGNLLPDISHSPHIIDRADALNLSIRILYEAVIDLSAQGLITAHCINMAAGILLNDLGLPSYFFENITKDSLKQILSSIASSIAVQDGRVVLVGRVAHIDFDLGQGSEVQRVRIATRETRDAMEKLMENMISGHRREYYYSLENEYYTYIFRPETVNDFTKHEFKASPFLFNLAGDYTATPESTRMRYEDFLRDCKISVTPLVEAFNLPATAETRIMFNSDFATPQIPIFRQLLKDHGFSLMRAYWEPYWGGTDVPTSICSIYIRGELSRTQENKLIRDIQDFLAFDVGPVTKLYVEGKLTYKEMLFAGNAIDFARIFIFSESKAQSDSAIMSRLDDRACEEAFAARIHEAARAAFDIRTIEAAVTAHPGLLKALYELFALRFDPTTASLRSIADFTKQLETFHQMCRSRLTEHPTALQVFRFMTKLVTNCQKTNFYTPGKRAYSFRLDSGILDPLVYNRPVYGIFFINGHYAAGIHMRSADIARGGLRLVTGGAAAHERQIENAALLSFILGPRDRRLKHKDICEDGAAGVIVLHPIYCEYSRDAVLDFIEGILDITLPNEHVMDYYGRPEILFFEPDRGTAGLMYTVALRAKERGYPHWRTIATEKGCGILHDNYGLLDNGKLFALLPAGNGLSDLQVDGKSQLVTKDLERVRKNISGKIKTLGMTTTAMMAAFRTLIHHHDIREKDLNLMVIGGPGGRLAGNELICCRSRICLAIDNEGVLFDPTGLDPGELEKLVLAARTGIAAGTMAFPADMLSPEGFKVPATAARIFLPDGTVIEDSALFHRAFFFDPAMRAYIRRAGIRACLPCGGFKGGVTGRTVTSFLKNFKELEFIVEGAGLFFDNDARRYIATNTCIRHLKDSTANKGGLFSSVMAEVLPGFLLGDQYEGAILEDSKVCGALIREIIGLVETHAAAETKIIISRSKADPSIPLFAQSDKAGEEILALQETLRTRLNTILKQKTLVWKILAAYIPETLVKLIGKKRITDILNTDPMQEYRNAIITKKLAATAFYRFGLEWENFTAKLEKDFIGTVTDLAAPLSHQSAWPVSAVSPGALP
- a CDS encoding ATP-binding cassette domain-containing protein, whose translation is MHFECRGMTFTYPAADKPVLENLNFSMASPGFNAVFGPSGVGKTSFARILAGGSSGPGGNALIYEGITTILYSYNQERLPGWSSTGTHLEKVCPPKNSDLKKELVKIFKLESLLGSRFSQLSMGQQNRMNLIRYLIQDFDLLILDESLANVDEALRETIILSIKEMFPAKLFLYISHNLMEVARFCKEILVLSHPGKNKGAVVVQGQNYKTGYTSDPQAIDRSMLEIMNAV
- a CDS encoding ABC transporter substrate-binding protein — protein: MNKKFKTNTINGTGLIVLCMMFFALTPAFAGDTLNYRLKWLFNTSVAGDIIADTGGFFEKAGLDVSVNEGGTGKNAIKELELGYANFGVASADQVIRALEKGADVVVLAQLFQVNPMQWIYRSDLLEIKGLSDLRGRHIGVTFGGNDETIMTTLLAKAELTLKDIRISSVRFDFTPFLKKEVEVWPVYRNSQGVILKERLAAEGEQVKFLNPADYGVSFVANSVVTSGTMMEKHPDTVNAFMAALLSAWEFALDPANEAEVLAQIKKKNKGTKDDIRQKQLEATRPLIKPDKGTKIGIIDAGAWQQTESIMVKEKQIVAPVDVTRRLVGPQK